In one window of Allorhodopirellula heiligendammensis DNA:
- a CDS encoding UvrD-helicase domain-containing protein, translating to MSKPKKSKSKLELIRAGAGSGKTYNLCETVAAAVHGGLDPARIMATTFTKKAAAELKGRIQSKLLSGTDDATQNQLAADRLELAAIGTVHGVAHRVLSRYAVELGLSTRLEVMSEVAAKRLVSEQLNILPLDGWEQLVSCAHRLGITDLQKQILKLLDAKRSNQISDDELRQHLKDSGTRVCQLLSTRKPLLAESFDNFLELVQETLRDPAVQTCTTQDSIKIRQKLADLQSQRHGKWEAYAEVLAKGFKAGKRSGADGALTNLREHAVEVCNHQDLHDDVCRFSDLLAEHAILIETGCNRYKIERGLVDFTDLETLFLEALLGDQLPELIENDFSLVMVDEFQDTNPLQLAIFQAVRRISPRHRWVGDPKQAIFGFRGTDPALVSKVWEQFHDSELPPLPDNRRSQKGLVQFVGKIFEPIFGEDAKQNPVNEKSNRNIERWLFKTKNQSDDAKALVAGIRELQDEGYRLGDMVVLERANAGVAMLAVELERNGIEYLFENAGLLSTREGVLTMAGLRMVLDRNDSLAAATIKHFLSSPDATTPDWIIDRLTERKSDREADEDSSNENRIWKQPWGGDPDLTDLERIERKTSSPHSVCKLVLEALDLPNRIATWGDVAQRASNLDSILKHVANYEDQMVGSGQAATLGGAVLYLEQLANDDEDIKYPPLGHNAVTIMTYHKSKGLQWPVVILSGLNSDRGPNMWEPSVGGGGEDVNKPLDGRTIRAWTWPFGMTDAQPPKRRTGTSLDEDAVASPEGVEQANDEIAENLRLLYVGCTRAESKLIFAHRPGTDKWLQRLPNVDTILPVDKNPGEHSLAGIDTSYVVRHLTASDSTDATEVQSIHWFAKTDNASAVATPRFHSPSQIEAGEPDDRQLHMYEMAGDSHFPEGLDQEHYSAFGDAVHAYLAALPSLANADAARKTVIAGRCLSALAMDGKLAPSVLVEVGGRFVEWVKATFPGATWRVEVPAIAGREAGGSYRGTLDLILEMPDATIAIIDHKSAPIRRANCEPKARKYVAQLDAYNEMLRQQGCQIASSWIHFPLAGVMVNVE from the coding sequence ATGAGCAAGCCGAAAAAATCAAAATCGAAACTCGAGCTCATTCGTGCCGGTGCTGGAAGCGGCAAGACGTACAACCTGTGCGAAACCGTTGCTGCGGCCGTTCACGGTGGATTGGACCCAGCCCGAATCATGGCGACAACGTTCACAAAGAAGGCGGCAGCGGAACTAAAGGGACGCATTCAATCGAAACTGTTGTCGGGCACGGACGATGCCACCCAGAATCAACTTGCCGCGGACCGTTTGGAACTGGCCGCGATCGGAACGGTTCACGGAGTCGCCCACCGGGTATTGTCACGTTACGCCGTCGAACTCGGGCTATCGACGCGGTTGGAGGTGATGTCGGAAGTCGCGGCAAAGCGATTGGTCTCCGAGCAACTAAATATCTTGCCGTTGGATGGTTGGGAGCAACTGGTTTCTTGTGCTCACCGCCTCGGTATCACGGATCTTCAGAAGCAAATCCTGAAACTGCTTGATGCGAAACGCAGCAACCAAATCAGTGACGATGAACTGCGTCAGCATTTGAAGGATTCGGGCACGAGGGTTTGCCAATTGTTATCGACCCGCAAGCCGCTTCTGGCGGAGTCCTTCGATAACTTTCTTGAGCTCGTTCAAGAAACGCTTCGCGATCCCGCCGTGCAAACATGCACAACCCAGGATTCGATTAAGATTCGCCAAAAGCTCGCTGACCTTCAATCTCAGCGACATGGGAAATGGGAAGCCTATGCCGAAGTTTTGGCGAAAGGGTTCAAAGCCGGCAAACGCTCCGGTGCCGATGGGGCGCTGACAAACTTGCGGGAGCATGCGGTGGAAGTCTGCAACCACCAAGATCTGCACGATGATGTTTGCCGGTTCTCCGACCTACTTGCCGAGCACGCGATCTTGATCGAAACGGGATGTAATCGATACAAGATCGAGCGGGGACTGGTCGACTTCACCGATTTGGAAACGTTGTTCTTGGAAGCGCTGCTGGGTGATCAGTTACCGGAGCTGATCGAGAACGACTTCTCGTTGGTCATGGTGGATGAATTCCAGGACACGAATCCGTTGCAACTTGCCATCTTCCAAGCCGTGCGTCGAATCTCGCCACGGCATCGCTGGGTTGGCGATCCGAAGCAGGCGATCTTTGGCTTTCGTGGTACGGATCCTGCGTTGGTCAGTAAAGTTTGGGAGCAGTTTCATGATTCAGAATTGCCACCGCTTCCCGACAATCGACGCAGCCAGAAGGGCTTGGTTCAGTTTGTTGGGAAAATCTTTGAACCGATCTTCGGCGAGGATGCAAAGCAGAATCCGGTCAACGAAAAATCGAATCGCAACATCGAACGCTGGTTGTTCAAAACGAAGAACCAAAGCGACGATGCAAAGGCATTGGTCGCGGGGATACGCGAATTGCAGGACGAAGGTTATCGGCTTGGCGACATGGTCGTCCTCGAGCGGGCCAACGCCGGCGTCGCCATGCTCGCTGTTGAGCTGGAACGTAACGGCATCGAGTACTTGTTTGAGAACGCCGGATTGTTATCGACCCGTGAAGGTGTGTTGACCATGGCTGGTCTGCGAATGGTGTTGGACAGGAACGATTCATTGGCCGCCGCGACGATCAAACACTTCCTTTCATCGCCGGATGCAACGACACCGGACTGGATCATCGACCGGCTGACTGAGCGGAAATCTGATCGAGAGGCTGATGAAGACTCCAGCAACGAAAATCGTATTTGGAAACAGCCGTGGGGAGGTGACCCCGATCTGACTGACTTGGAACGAATCGAACGTAAAACTTCTTCACCGCATTCGGTTTGCAAACTGGTTTTGGAAGCGTTGGATTTGCCTAATCGGATTGCGACGTGGGGCGACGTTGCCCAACGTGCGTCGAATCTGGACTCCATCTTGAAACACGTTGCCAATTACGAAGATCAGATGGTCGGCTCGGGCCAAGCCGCGACGTTGGGTGGAGCGGTGCTGTACCTGGAGCAATTGGCCAACGATGATGAAGACATCAAGTATCCGCCGCTGGGTCACAATGCGGTCACGATTATGACGTACCACAAGTCAAAAGGCCTGCAGTGGCCGGTCGTGATTTTGAGCGGGCTCAATAGCGACCGCGGTCCGAACATGTGGGAGCCCTCTGTTGGTGGCGGCGGTGAGGATGTGAACAAGCCGCTGGATGGCAGGACCATTCGTGCCTGGACCTGGCCGTTTGGCATGACGGACGCCCAGCCGCCCAAACGTCGTACCGGCACCTCACTGGACGAAGATGCAGTCGCGTCGCCGGAAGGTGTTGAGCAAGCCAATGACGAGATCGCCGAAAATCTGCGATTGCTGTACGTCGGTTGCACCCGAGCTGAATCCAAGTTGATTTTCGCACACCGACCCGGCACCGATAAATGGTTGCAGCGTTTACCAAACGTCGACACGATTCTTCCCGTCGACAAGAATCCCGGCGAACATTCACTGGCGGGCATCGACACGAGCTACGTCGTGCGACATCTCACCGCGAGCGATTCGACCGACGCCACCGAAGTTCAGTCAATCCATTGGTTTGCGAAGACAGACAATGCGTCCGCCGTTGCGACACCACGTTTTCATTCACCCAGCCAGATCGAAGCTGGCGAGCCGGATGACCGCCAGCTCCACATGTACGAAATGGCGGGTGATTCGCATTTTCCCGAAGGCCTCGACCAAGAGCACTATTCAGCGTTCGGCGATGCCGTTCACGCCTACTTGGCGGCGTTGCCTTCACTTGCGAATGCTGATGCCGCACGCAAGACCGTGATCGCCGGAAGATGTTTGTCTGCCCTCGCAATGGATGGCAAGCTTGCCCCAAGCGTTCTGGTTGAAGTCGGAGGACGGTTTGTCGAGTGGGTGAAAGCGACTTTTCCCGGTGCAACATGGCGGGTAGAAGTCCCCGCCATTGCCGGTCGCGAGGCGGGTGGCTCGTATCGTGGCACGTTGGATTTGATTCTCGAAATGCCAGACGCAACGATTGCCATCATCGACCACAAAAGCGCGCCCATTCGCCGTGCGAACTGCGAGCCAAAGGCAAGGAAATACGTTGCCCAACTAGATGCCTACAACGAAATGCTGCGGCAGCAAGGGTGCCAAATTGCATCAAGCTGGATCCACTTCCCACTCGCTGGAGTGATGGTCAATGTTGAGTGA
- a CDS encoding PD-(D/E)XK nuclease family protein gives MDRIVGGPIVLLEWLETQLGLPQADVHRASRVMQYADALEKVPNACFSPSLEADKWETASELLKRRDELMLSGWDGSKSDGCPPITRDLATAEKEYRGSFPGDAERLAMVFESLNAGQVLPRHELKLYEVIDVWPALWQAVLERMNICPADEVLPLSTEVGSLHAAGCVVRGNTMTAFGCDESLRIAKARSETVATELVASVLSEDHASHPDKVARTVVLCEDDSLAVRLDTSLLRRGVPTMGASVQTKAHPVLQVLPLALELCWDPVDPQCLLDLLTLPVIPFRRPIASRLARALAEEPGLGSAAWDHAFEEICAESEQDIENPGRMKQRLQDWFCTERSPADQPIATTMVAGQCRKVAKWAIGRATLIWNDESRGDSDNQVAIALHEASRQASLLGDLVELAGETITQPQLGRLLDEVMDRGVESRPCPVADGGPTRVRSLSEIADGYDRLIWLGTTTTDATGSCWSVKQLNDFAAAGIHLDDGTHNLRSLRAAEARGLCLAKESMLVVALPASEEQRVHPLWLAIEQKIADHHHPDHWSPPAIEDLVANNDCAALAPFVFRCESVSTQPAQPQRPVWEIPASLLKDRDTVSASELEDRLACPLKWTFRYQAGLRSSEIASLPDEFQLRGNLFHKILERVFAGDGSLPDATEAVRLVESTFNERLPLDAAPLAQPEKRVESQRLRNELVKATRLFVETLSRGGYTSVKIEEPITGTAFGKEMRGWIDCVASADDGREAVVDFKYAGRAKFYGMITEGRSVQLATYAHSRRQTGGNFPAVAYLVLSDGKFFTPSGSPLAGVDPATVLDGPSIERVWNNFSRAITDAEDWLSTDAAVPARPLQVIDDWPDGADIVLKEKLKRDESQSVCRYCDYTKLCGKEAVQ, from the coding sequence TTGGACCGAATTGTTGGAGGGCCAATTGTCTTGCTGGAGTGGTTAGAAACCCAACTAGGCCTTCCGCAAGCTGATGTGCATCGGGCATCGCGTGTGATGCAGTATGCCGATGCATTGGAGAAGGTACCCAACGCTTGCTTCTCGCCAAGTCTTGAGGCGGACAAATGGGAAACGGCGTCGGAACTGCTGAAGCGACGCGATGAGTTGATGCTGTCTGGTTGGGATGGAAGCAAAAGCGATGGCTGTCCGCCAATCACTCGCGACCTAGCGACCGCCGAGAAGGAGTACAGGGGCTCGTTTCCCGGTGACGCGGAGCGGTTGGCGATGGTGTTCGAATCGCTCAATGCGGGCCAGGTATTGCCGCGCCATGAGTTGAAGCTTTACGAGGTTATCGACGTCTGGCCAGCGTTGTGGCAGGCGGTGCTGGAACGCATGAATATTTGCCCGGCGGATGAGGTGCTGCCATTGTCCACAGAAGTTGGTTCGTTGCACGCGGCCGGATGCGTCGTGCGAGGGAACACGATGACGGCGTTTGGCTGCGACGAGAGTTTGCGGATCGCGAAGGCACGCAGTGAGACTGTGGCGACCGAGCTAGTTGCATCGGTTTTGTCAGAAGATCATGCAAGCCATCCGGACAAGGTCGCTCGCACGGTGGTGTTGTGTGAAGACGACTCGCTGGCGGTCCGGCTGGACACTAGCTTGCTGCGGCGCGGCGTGCCGACGATGGGGGCATCGGTGCAGACAAAGGCGCATCCGGTCTTGCAGGTGTTGCCACTGGCACTTGAGTTGTGTTGGGATCCCGTGGATCCACAATGCTTGCTGGACTTGTTGACGTTGCCCGTGATTCCGTTTCGGCGTCCGATCGCGTCGCGGTTGGCGCGGGCGTTGGCTGAAGAACCGGGACTGGGCAGCGCGGCGTGGGATCATGCGTTTGAGGAAATCTGCGCAGAGTCGGAACAGGATATCGAGAACCCCGGCAGGATGAAGCAGAGACTGCAAGATTGGTTCTGCACCGAGCGATCTCCTGCGGACCAACCGATCGCGACGACGATGGTGGCCGGTCAATGTCGCAAGGTGGCGAAGTGGGCGATTGGTCGTGCCACATTGATTTGGAATGATGAAAGTCGAGGTGATTCGGACAATCAGGTTGCCATCGCTCTGCACGAGGCGTCTCGTCAGGCTTCGCTGCTTGGTGACCTGGTTGAGTTGGCGGGCGAAACCATTACGCAGCCGCAACTGGGGCGATTGCTCGACGAAGTGATGGACCGCGGTGTCGAATCGCGACCTTGCCCGGTCGCTGATGGTGGGCCGACGCGTGTGCGATCGCTGTCCGAAATCGCCGATGGCTACGATCGTTTGATTTGGCTGGGCACAACAACGACGGATGCGACGGGCAGTTGCTGGTCGGTCAAACAGCTCAACGACTTTGCCGCCGCCGGTATCCATCTCGACGACGGAACGCACAACCTGCGATCTCTGCGAGCGGCCGAGGCGCGGGGGCTGTGTTTGGCAAAAGAGTCGATGTTGGTGGTTGCATTGCCGGCAAGTGAGGAACAGCGAGTGCATCCGCTGTGGTTGGCGATCGAACAAAAGATCGCTGATCATCATCACCCCGATCATTGGAGCCCGCCGGCGATCGAGGATTTAGTCGCGAACAATGATTGCGCCGCGCTCGCGCCGTTCGTATTCCGTTGTGAATCCGTCTCCACGCAACCGGCTCAACCACAGCGTCCCGTTTGGGAGATACCGGCTAGCCTGTTAAAGGATCGCGACACGGTATCGGCATCGGAGTTGGAAGATCGCTTGGCGTGTCCGTTGAAATGGACATTTCGGTATCAAGCGGGTTTGCGATCGAGCGAGATCGCGAGCTTGCCGGACGAGTTTCAACTTCGCGGGAATCTGTTTCACAAGATTCTCGAGCGGGTCTTTGCTGGCGACGGTTCGTTGCCGGATGCGACGGAAGCGGTTCGATTGGTCGAGTCGACCTTCAATGAACGTTTGCCGCTCGACGCCGCCCCGTTGGCTCAACCGGAGAAACGGGTTGAGAGCCAGCGACTGCGGAACGAGTTGGTGAAGGCGACTCGATTGTTTGTGGAGACTTTATCGCGTGGTGGTTACACGAGCGTGAAAATCGAAGAGCCAATCACGGGAACCGCATTCGGGAAAGAGATGCGAGGTTGGATTGACTGTGTGGCATCGGCCGATGACGGTCGTGAAGCGGTGGTTGACTTTAAGTACGCCGGTCGCGCGAAGTTCTATGGCATGATTACCGAGGGGCGATCGGTTCAGCTTGCCACGTACGCACACAGTCGTCGTCAAACTGGCGGAAACTTTCCGGCGGTCGCGTATTTGGTGCTGTCGGACGGGAAGTTCTTCACGCCATCGGGCAGCCCGCTCGCTGGTGTCGATCCGGCAACTGTTCTCGATGGGCCGTCCATCGAGCGAGTCTGGAACAATTTCTCACGGGCGATCACTGATGCCGAGGATTGGCTTTCCACCGACGCGGCGGTTCCAGCTAGGCCGCTTCAAGTGATTGATGATTGGCCCGATGGAGCGGACATCGTGTTGAAAGAAAAACTGAAACGGGATGAATCGCAGAGCGTTTGCCGCTATTGCGACTACACGAAGTTGTGCGGTAAGGAGGCGGTCCAATGA